A single genomic interval of Candidatus Methylomirabilota bacterium harbors:
- the ctaD gene encoding cytochrome c oxidase subunit I yields MSRRSLILWLTTVDHKRIGILYGVSAVVFLVIGGIEALLIRLQLAAPGNTVVSAEAFNALFTMHGTTMVFLAVMPLNAAFFNYLVPLMIGARDVAFPRLNALSYWLFLAGGLLLNASFLAGTPPDVGWFGYANLTLRPFSPTAGVDFWLLSLQVLGVSSLIAAVNFVVTILNMRAPGLTLMRMPVFVWMTLVVQFLILLAFPPITVGLIFLMFDRFFGTRFYDVTAGGDLHLWQHLFWIFGHPEVYILILPAFGIVSEVLPTFARKPLFGAPVVIYSGVLIGFFGFGVWSHHMFAAGMGPIADTAFSIATMLIAIPTGVKIFNWLATLWGGSIRPTTALHFAAGLIASFTIGGLSGIMHSSPPVDLQQTDSYFVVAHLHYVLIGGSLFGLFAGAYYWWPKMTGRLLDERWGRWQFWTLFLAFNVAFFPQHYLGAVGMPRRIFTYPEGAGWSLWNLVSSIGAFGIAVAVLLFILNALVSLRRGQRAPADPWDGRTLEWRIPSPPPAHNFDTVPPIYGRDTFWREKYGPRRPPLAPPAASHDLHLPAPSGWPLLTALGVGVAAAGALIHVGVVLAGALVTVCGAFRFTLQHHGDPLYVDQTGALGVDHRKVGMWTFLGSECLFFGTLIATYMAYRGGSVIGPYPDEILNIPLTTLSTFDLLMSSLLMVLALGAVQRDDRIQARLWLAGTALFGIIFLGFQAYEFTHFVHEGLTLSRNLFGSTFFVLTGFHGAHVALGVVWLCSLLVLDLRGRLGAKDAVKVEVAGLYWHFVDIVWIAIFTLVYLVPS; encoded by the coding sequence GTGAGCCGACGTTCGCTGATCCTCTGGCTTACCACCGTCGACCACAAGCGCATCGGCATCCTCTACGGGGTGTCGGCTGTCGTGTTCCTGGTGATCGGCGGGATCGAGGCCCTGCTCATCCGGCTGCAACTGGCCGCCCCCGGCAACACGGTGGTCAGCGCCGAGGCCTTCAACGCGCTGTTCACCATGCACGGCACCACGATGGTCTTCCTGGCCGTCATGCCGCTGAACGCCGCCTTCTTCAACTACCTGGTGCCGCTGATGATCGGGGCCCGCGACGTGGCCTTCCCCCGGCTCAACGCCCTGTCCTACTGGCTCTTCCTGGCCGGCGGGCTGCTCCTCAACGCCAGCTTCCTGGCCGGCACGCCGCCCGATGTCGGCTGGTTCGGCTACGCCAATCTCACCCTGCGGCCGTTCTCGCCCACGGCCGGCGTGGATTTCTGGCTGCTCAGCCTGCAGGTGCTGGGGGTGTCCTCCCTGATCGCCGCCGTGAACTTCGTCGTCACGATTCTCAATATGCGAGCGCCGGGCCTGACCCTCATGCGCATGCCGGTGTTCGTGTGGATGACCCTGGTCGTGCAGTTCCTCATCCTGCTCGCCTTTCCACCCATCACGGTGGGGCTGATCTTCCTCATGTTCGACCGGTTCTTCGGCACCCGGTTCTACGACGTGACGGCGGGCGGCGACCTCCACCTCTGGCAGCACCTGTTCTGGATCTTCGGCCACCCCGAGGTGTACATCCTCATCCTGCCCGCCTTCGGCATCGTCTCCGAGGTGTTGCCGACCTTCGCCCGGAAGCCCCTGTTCGGCGCTCCCGTCGTGATCTATTCCGGCGTGCTCATCGGCTTCTTCGGCTTCGGGGTGTGGAGTCACCACATGTTCGCGGCGGGGATGGGGCCCATCGCCGACACCGCGTTCTCGATCGCCACCATGCTCATCGCCATCCCCACCGGCGTGAAGATCTTCAACTGGCTGGCCACCCTCTGGGGCGGGAGCATCCGGCCCACGACGGCCTTGCACTTCGCGGCCGGACTGATCGCCTCCTTCACCATCGGCGGGCTCAGCGGCATCATGCACTCGTCGCCGCCCGTGGACCTGCAGCAGACCGACAGCTATTTCGTCGTCGCGCACCTGCACTACGTGCTCATCGGGGGCAGTCTCTTCGGGCTCTTCGCCGGCGCCTACTACTGGTGGCCGAAGATGACCGGACGCCTGCTCGACGAGCGCTGGGGACGCTGGCAGTTCTGGACGCTCTTCCTCGCCTTCAACGTCGCCTTCTTCCCCCAGCACTACCTGGGCGCCGTGGGCATGCCCCGCCGGATCTTCACGTACCCCGAGGGGGCCGGCTGGTCGCTGTGGAATCTGGTCTCTTCGATCGGCGCCTTCGGCATCGCGGTGGCCGTGCTGCTCTTCATCCTCAACGCGCTTGTCAGCCTGCGCCGGGGCCAACGGGCCCCCGCCGATCCGTGGGACGGGCGAACCCTGGAATGGCGGATCCCGTCCCCGCCGCCGGCTCACAACTTCGATACCGTCCCGCCGATCTACGGTCGCGACACGTTCTGGCGGGAGAAGTACGGCCCCCGGCGGCCGCCGCTGGCCCCGCCGGCGGCGAGCCACGACCTCCACCTGCCGGCGCCTTCAGGCTGGCCGCTGCTGACCGCGCTGGGCGTGGGCGTGGCGGCCGCGGGCGCGCTGATCCACGTGGGCGTCGTGCTGGCGGGGGCGCTGGTGACCGTGTGCGGTGCCTTCCGCTTCACGCTGCAGCATCACGGTGACCCCCTCTACGTCGACCAGACGGGCGCCCTCGGCGTCGACCATCGCAAGGTGGGGATGTGGACCTTCCTCGGATCCGAGTGCCTGTTCTTCGGCACCCTGATCGCGACGTACATGGCCTACCGAGGGGGCAGCGTCATCGGGCCCTATCCCGACGAAATCCTCAACATCCCCCTCACCACGCTCAGCACCTTCGATCTGCTGATGTCCAGCCTCCTCATGGTGCTGGCCCTGGGCGCCGTCCAGCGGGACGATCGGATCCAGGCCCGCCTGTGGCTGGCCGGCACGGCCCTCTTCGGCATCATCTTCCTGGGGTTCCAGGCCTACGAGTTCACCCACTTCGTGCACGAGGGGCTCACGCTCAGCCGGAACCTCTTCGGATCGACGTTCTTCGTACTCACTGGCTTCCACGGGGCGCATGTGGCCCTGGGAGTGGTCTGGCTGTGCTCGCTGCTGGTCCTGGACCTGCGTGGTCGGCTCGGCGCGAAGGACGCCGTCAAGGTAGAAGTGGCCGGGCTCTACTGGCATTTCGTCGACATCGTCTGGATCGCCATCTTCACCCTCGTCTACCTCGTCCCGTCATGA
- the coxB gene encoding cytochrome c oxidase subunit II, whose amino-acid sequence MGSRAHRCLRRAPAVLLVLVGGCAWDGPRSTLVADSDFARAILDVYAIITWASLGIAAVVSVVLVWVLLRFRARPDRPTPRQVRGHTALEIAWTIAPAVVLLVIAIPTIQVIFQTSRPAPSGALEVTVRGRQWWWEFHYPSLKVVTANELHLPAGRPAVLLLEGPDVIHSFWVPRLGGKRDVVPGRRLHITLTPETPGEYPGQCAEFCGASHALMGLRVIVQEPAAFDRWVAAQQAPPAEPAGEAAEGKAIYARSACVGCHTIQGVSVGVLGPDLTHFGSRTTLGAGLLPNTPDNLVAWLRDPAALKPAVKMPDLGLGEPEARALAAYLLSLK is encoded by the coding sequence ATGGGCTCTCGCGCGCACCGCTGTCTGCGCCGCGCTCCGGCCGTGCTGCTCGTCCTCGTCGGCGGCTGCGCCTGGGACGGACCGCGCTCCACACTGGTTGCGGACTCGGACTTCGCCCGCGCGATCCTCGACGTGTACGCCATCATTACATGGGCCAGCCTCGGCATCGCCGCGGTGGTCTCGGTCGTCCTGGTGTGGGTGCTGCTTCGCTTCCGGGCTCGCCCGGACCGGCCGACACCGCGGCAGGTCCGCGGGCACACCGCGCTGGAGATCGCCTGGACCATCGCCCCGGCCGTGGTGCTGCTGGTCATCGCCATTCCCACCATTCAGGTGATCTTCCAGACCAGTCGACCGGCGCCCTCCGGCGCCCTGGAGGTCACGGTCCGCGGTCGGCAGTGGTGGTGGGAATTTCACTACCCGTCCCTGAAGGTGGTGACGGCCAACGAGCTGCACCTTCCGGCGGGCCGTCCGGCCGTGCTGCTCCTGGAAGGTCCCGACGTCATCCACTCCTTCTGGGTGCCCCGCCTCGGCGGCAAGCGCGACGTCGTTCCCGGGCGACGGCTTCACATCACGCTGACGCCCGAGACGCCCGGCGAATATCCCGGGCAGTGCGCGGAGTTCTGTGGAGCCTCTCACGCCCTGATGGGCCTGCGGGTCATCGTGCAGGAACCGGCGGCGTTCGACCGCTGGGTCGCCGCGCAGCAGGCCCCGCCGGCCGAACCCGCCGGTGAGGCGGCCGAAGGCAAGGCCATCTACGCCCGGAGCGCGTGCGTGGGCTGCCATACCATCCAGGGAGTATCGGTCGGCGTGCTCGGCCCCGACCTCACCCACTTCGGAAGCCGGACCACGCTGGGCGCCGGGCTGCTGCCGAACACCCCCGACAACCTCGTAGCCTGGCTGCGTGACCCCGCCGCCCTCAAGCCCGCCGTCAAGATGCCCGATCTGGGGCTCGGCGAGCCCGAGGCCCGCGCTCTGGCGGCCTACCTGTTGAGCCTGAAGTAG
- a CDS encoding putative quinol monooxygenase, translating to MLAMWVKVRIKPEGRERFLKAIEVDALGSERDEPGCARFNVLQDAQDENVYYFYEVYKDEAALEVHRKTPHYAVWREAADTLDGPTQATRCATVFPTADAYWRKR from the coding sequence ATGCTGGCGATGTGGGTCAAGGTTCGCATCAAGCCCGAAGGACGAGAGCGCTTCCTGAAGGCGATCGAAGTAGACGCGCTCGGATCGGAACGCGACGAGCCCGGTTGCGCGCGCTTCAACGTCCTGCAGGACGCTCAGGACGAGAACGTCTACTATTTCTACGAGGTCTACAAGGACGAGGCTGCCCTCGAGGTCCATCGGAAGACGCCCCACTATGCCGTGTGGCGTGAGGCGGCCGATACGCTGGATGGCCCGACCCAGGCGACCCGCTGCGCCACAGTCTTTCCGACCGCTGACGCCTACTGGCGCAAGCGGTAG
- a CDS encoding tripartite tricarboxylate transporter permease — translation MWQEAGTALVAFADPHRLGMLMIGLLAGGIIGMMPGLGGIGAVSILLPFVLTMDPFSGLAVLLGATGVVYTSDTIAAVLFGTPTSASSGPTAIEGFAMARRGEAGRALGGAFLASMIGGLIGAFVLTLAIPIAGPLVLALGTGELLMLAIVGLAYASGLVGDSPTKGILAATLGLLLGTVGVAPSAPELRYTFGSPYLLDGFALTIVALGLFGVAEVIVMLGQGGAIAQQRFKLSGWAEGVRDVIRHWQVVAMGSVIGVVFGVIPAVGASASTWIAYGQAVSTARDKSMIGKGDPRGMLAAEGANNATITTDLVPTLLFAVPGGPAAAVFLGALFVYGYYPGPRFVQMNLDLMFLIVWSSALAAVLGAALCFAASPWIARITRIEFGLVAAPLIAVILLGSFEIKKNVLDFAALFGFGVLGWLMKRAQWPRAPLLVGFVLTEPIERNFWLAYQLHGWSWLRGPVVIALIVVVVIHIAVTFRRALAGSKTRAAARPAVPAAAAPAGGLGIRLGLDLLLALGAALALGAAIVRSFDFAPDSRLVPLLAAVPGFLAALALLFGHLRRRTPDSPWPPHSEVVQLALLGAGLAALPFVGFLPALGAYLSVMLWMRTNLRWLLVPYAAAVTATAYGLSRAFNIPLP, via the coding sequence ATGTGGCAGGAGGCTGGCACCGCGCTGGTCGCCTTCGCCGATCCCCACCGCCTGGGCATGCTCATGATCGGCCTGCTGGCGGGCGGCATCATCGGGATGATGCCGGGCCTGGGCGGCATCGGCGCCGTCTCGATCCTGTTGCCCTTCGTGCTCACCATGGACCCGTTCTCGGGGCTGGCCGTGCTGCTCGGCGCGACGGGCGTCGTCTACACCTCCGACACCATCGCCGCGGTACTGTTCGGCACCCCGACGTCCGCGTCTTCCGGTCCCACCGCCATCGAAGGCTTCGCCATGGCCCGCCGGGGTGAAGCCGGGCGGGCTCTCGGCGGCGCCTTTCTCGCGTCGATGATCGGCGGGTTGATCGGCGCGTTCGTGCTCACGCTGGCCATCCCGATCGCCGGCCCCCTCGTGCTCGCCCTCGGCACGGGCGAGCTCTTGATGCTGGCGATCGTCGGCCTCGCCTATGCGAGCGGCCTGGTGGGCGACAGCCCGACGAAAGGCATCCTGGCCGCCACCCTCGGCCTCCTGCTCGGCACGGTCGGCGTCGCGCCCTCGGCGCCCGAGCTGCGCTACACCTTCGGCTCACCGTATCTGCTCGACGGGTTCGCGCTCACCATCGTCGCCCTCGGTCTGTTCGGCGTCGCCGAGGTGATCGTGATGCTGGGCCAGGGCGGGGCCATCGCCCAGCAGCGCTTCAAGCTGTCCGGCTGGGCCGAGGGCGTGCGCGACGTCATCCGCCACTGGCAGGTCGTGGCCATGGGCTCGGTAATCGGCGTCGTGTTCGGCGTCATCCCCGCCGTCGGCGCTTCGGCCTCGACGTGGATCGCCTATGGCCAGGCGGTGTCGACGGCTCGAGACAAGTCGATGATCGGCAAGGGCGACCCCCGCGGCATGCTCGCCGCCGAGGGCGCCAACAACGCCACCATCACCACCGACCTCGTTCCAACTCTGCTGTTCGCCGTTCCCGGAGGACCGGCCGCCGCGGTGTTCCTGGGGGCCCTGTTCGTCTACGGCTACTACCCGGGGCCGCGCTTCGTCCAGATGAACCTCGATCTGATGTTCCTGATCGTCTGGTCCAGCGCCCTCGCCGCCGTGCTGGGGGCCGCCCTCTGTTTCGCGGCCAGTCCCTGGATCGCCCGCATCACGCGGATCGAGTTCGGCCTGGTGGCCGCCCCGCTCATCGCGGTGATCCTGCTCGGCTCGTTCGAGATCAAGAAGAACGTGCTGGACTTCGCCGCCCTGTTCGGGTTCGGCGTCCTGGGCTGGCTGATGAAGCGCGCTCAGTGGCCGCGGGCGCCGTTGCTGGTGGGCTTCGTGCTCACCGAACCCATCGAGCGCAACTTCTGGCTCGCCTATCAGTTGCACGGCTGGAGCTGGCTGCGGGGGCCGGTCGTCATCGCCTTGATCGTCGTCGTCGTCATTCATATCGCGGTCACGTTCAGACGCGCGCTGGCCGGCAGCAAGACGAGGGCGGCGGCCCGCCCCGCCGTCCCGGCGGCGGCCGCGCCCGCCGGCGGGCTCGGCATCCGGCTCGGCCTGGATCTCCTGTTGGCCCTGGGCGCCGCCCTGGCGCTGGGGGCGGCCATCGTCCGCAGCTTCGACTTCGCGCCCGACAGCCGGCTGGTCCCGTTGCTGGCTGCCGTCCCCGGCTTCCTGGCGGCGCTGGCGCTCCTGTTCGGGCACCTGCGTCGTCGAACGCCCGACAGCCCGTGGCCGCCACACAGCGAGGTGGTCCAGCTCGCGTTGCTCGGCGCGGGTCTGGCGGCCCTTCCGTTCGTCGGCTTCTTGCCGGCGCTCGGCGCCTATCTTTCGGTCATGCTGTGGATGCGCACGAATCTACGCTGGCTGCTGGTGCCCTATGCGGCGGCGGTCACGGCCACGGCCTACGGCTTGTCCAGGGCGTTCAATATCCCGCTGCCCTAG